The sequence below is a genomic window from Campylobacter ornithocola.
TTTGATGATGATAAGCATATATTAAGAGTGGTTTGTGCTATTGTTATTTTGATTTTTTTTACTTTTTATGTTTCTTCGGGGCTTGTAGGTGGAGCAAAGCTTTTTGAAGCAACTTTTGGAATTCAATATGATTATGCACTTACTACAGGAACTGTAATTATAGTTGCTTATACATTTTTGGGTGGATATAAGGCAGTTTGTTGGACAGATTTAATTCAAGGTCTTTTAATGATGGGTGCTTTGATTGTTGTTCCTATAGTGATGATTTATCATTTGGGTGGTTTTAGTGAGGCTATGAGTATAGTTAAAGAAATTAAACCAAACACTTTCTCTATGGGAGAAGGATTAAGCTTTTTAGGTATAGTTTCAGCGCTTTCATGGGGGCTTGGTTATTTTGGACAACCTCATATTTTAGTACGCTTTATGTCTATACGTTCTACTAAGGATATTCCTGTTGCTACTTTTGTAGGAATTTCTTGGATGGTTGTGTCTTTAATTGGTGCTTGTTTAATAGGTGTCTTAGGAATAGCTTATGTGAGTAAATTTGAGCTTAGTTTGCAAGATCCTGAAAAGATTTTTATCGTAATGTCGCAATTACTTTTTAATCCTTGGATAGCAGGAATTTTGCTTAGTGCTATTTTGGCAGCTATTATGAGTACAGCAAGTTCACAATTACTTGTTTCAAGCTCAACTATAGCAGAAGATTTTTATAAAAGAATTTTTAATAAAGAAGCATCTAATAAAATGGTAATGACCTTAGGTAGATTTGGTGTTTTGGCTGTTGCGGTAATAGCCTTTATCATTTCCACTGATAAAAACTCAAGCGTATTAAGTATAGTGGCTTATGCTTGGGCAGGATTTGGAGCAAGTTTTGGTTCTGTAATGCTCTTTTCATTATTTTGGTCAAGAATGACTAGATATGCAGCTATTGCAGGTATGATTACCGGTGCAGTTGTAGTTGTAGTATATAAAAACTTCTTGGCCGAGTGGTTTGATTTTCCTATTTATGAAATTATTCCAGGATTTTTAGCCGCTTCTATAGTTATAATTATAGTTAGCTGGATGACTAAAGTACGTCCAGGAACAAAAGCAGCTTATGAAACAATGTTAAAACACCTATAAAATCCCTAAATTTCCCTACTTTTTTGTAGGGATAATTGTGTATAATTTTTAAATTATATTTTTTTGGGTTTTTTTATGAATGATTTAATTACACAAAATGACAATACTACTATTGTTACAGAATACAAATTTACACCAAAAGAGCCAAAAGCTTATCAAAATGAAGAAGATTTAGAAAAATTTCTTATTAAAGAATTAGAGCTTCAAGGCTATGAAAAATTAGAGCTAAATAATATCTTAGAACTTGAAAATAATCTCAAATTACAACTTGAAAGATTAAATAATATCGTTTTCTCACAAGAAGAATGGCAAAAATTTTATAAAGAAAATATTGCAAATAAAAAACTAAATTTTGAAGACAAAACCAAGATGCTTCAAAATGATAGTTTTACTCTCACACTTGAAAAAGATGATGGAAGTAAGAAAAATATCATTCTTATAGATAGGATCAATCCTATTAATAATTATCTTCAAGTTGTGTCGCAATTAAAAAATGAAAGTGGTAAATTTAAAAATCGTTATGATGTTAGTATTTTGGTAAATGGTTTGCCTTTGGTACATATTGAGTTAAAAAGACGTGGTGTAAATTTAAAAGAAGCTTTTAATCAAATTAAGCGTTATCAAAAAGAAAGTTTTTTACAAGGAAATGCACTCTATGAATTTGTGCAAATTTTTATCATTTCAAATGGCACATTAACCAAATATTATAGCAATACAAATCAATATAAAACTAAAAAATCTTTAAATGATAACTATGCTTTTTGTATGAGTTTTTCAGATGCAAAAAATAACATCATTGAAGACTTAGAAGATTTTACAAAGACTTTTTTAGCTAAAAGAAATTTACTTAATATTCTTACAAAATATTGTGTTTTTAATGCTGATAATGAATTATTGATTATGCGTGCTTATCAAATCGCAGCAAGTGAGAGAATAATCAATAAAATTAAAATCGCTCATAAGTATAAATACTATGGAAATGTAGAGGCAGGAGGGTTTATTTGGCATAGTACAGGAAGCGGAAAAACTTTAACTTCGTTTAAAACAGCAATTTTAGCTACAAAACTTGACTTTATTAAAAAAGTACTTTTTATTGTGGATAGAAAAGATTTGGATTATCAAACCCAAAAAGAATACGATAAATTTGAAAAAGGTGCAGCAAATGCTACTAAAAACACCGATGAGTTAAAAAGAAGGATTGAAAGCACAAAAGAAGATGAGAAAATCATCATTACTACCATACAAAAACTTTCAAAATTTGTACAAAAATACGATAATTCTCGCATTTTTGATTCTGAAATTGTTTTTATCTTTGATGAATGTCATAGAAGTCAATTTGGAAAAATGCACGAACAAATCATTAAAAAATTTAAAAAATACTATATTTTTGGTTTTACAGGAACGCCTATTTTTGAAGAAAATGCGGGAAAAAATTATTTTGTAAATGATAATAAAAATTTAGAACTTAAAACTACTCAAAGCACTTTTGGCGATTGTTTGCATTCTTATACAATATTAAATGCGATAAAAGATAAAAATGTTTTACCTTTTAAAGTAAGTTATCATTCTACAATGAAACAAATTGAAAGTGATTTAGATAAGAAAATTTCCACTATCGATAGAGAATCAAGTCTTTTAAGTGATGAACGCATAGAAAAAATCACAAGTTATATTTTAGAAAATTTCAATCGCCACACCAAAAGACAAAGTGCTTATATGCTAAAAAATCAAAGAGTTCAAGGTTTTAATGCGATCTTTGCTACTGCTAGTGTAGATTTTGCTAAAAAATACTATGAAGAATTTAGTAAGCAGTTAAAGCAAAATAATAGTAATTTAAAAGTTGGTGTTATTTATTCTTATGAGCAAAATGAAGATTTAGATGAATTTATAAATGATACACAAAGCGCTAAAGAGTTTTTAAGCAAGGCGATAAAAGATTATAATAGTTATTTTAAAAGTGATTTTAGTTTAGAAAAATTTGATAATTATTACAAAGATGTATCACAAAAGCTTAAAGATAAAGAATTAGATTTACTAATCGTAGTAAATATGTTTTTAACAGGATTTGATTCTAAAACAATCAATACTCTTTATGTGGATAAAAATCTAAAATATCACGGACTTTTGCAAGCCTTTTCACGCACTAATAGAATTTTAAATGAGCAAAAAAATTGTGGTAATATTGTGTGTTTTAGAGATTTAGAAAATGCGACAAATAAAAGCTTACAGATGTTTGGCGATGAAAAAGCATCGAGTATTGTTTTGTTAGAAAATTTTGCTTTTTATTTTGAAAAGTATGTTGTGCTAATAGATGAGTTAAAACAAAAATTTGATCTTTTAAATTTCCCACTTTATAGTGAAAAAGAGCAAAAAGAATTTATTAAGATTTTTAATGAGATTTTAAAACTTGAGAATATTTTAAGTCTTTTTGATGAATTTAAAAATCCTTTAAATATAAGAGATAAACAAGATTATCAAAGTCATTATTTAGAGCTTTATGCTACACTTAAACAAAAAACAGAAAAAGAAAATATTAACGATGATTTGATTTTTGAAATTGAACTCATTAAGCAAAATGAAATTAATGTAGATTTTATACTATTTTTACTTGAAGAATATTATAAAACAAATCAAGACAAAATCAAAGAAAGTATTTTAAAAACTACTATTTCAAACCCAAGTTTAAGAGATAAAAAAGAGCTTATTGAAGAATTTTTAAATGAAATTGATAATAATAAAAACAGCGACTATAAAAGCCTTTTTGAAAATTTTATGCAAAGAAAAAAAGAGCAAGAATTAAACCAACTTATAAAAGAAGAAAATTTAAATGAAAAACTGACAAAAGAGTATTTAGATGATGCTTTTGAATTAAATTTTTTCCAAGATAAAGGCGAACGCATAGGTGGGCTTTTGCCTGCTATTAATCCTTTTGCGCCAAAAAGCGAAGGAAATGATGAAAAGCGAGAAAGTATCATTAACAAGCTTAAGGCATTTTTTGATAAATTTATGGTTTTTTTAAAGGTAGATGATGAATAAAATAGAAAAACTTTTAAAAGAACTTTGCCCTAATGGCGTAGAGTTTAAAAAGCTAGATGAGATCTTTGATATTAAAAATGGATATACTCCATCAAAAGCAAATAAAGATTTTTGGAATGACGGAACTATTCCTTGGTTTAGAATGGATGATATTCGTACTAATGGCAGAATTTTGAGTGATTCGTTGCAGCATATTACCAAACAGGCTTTAAAAGGTGGTAAAATTTTTCCTAAAAATTCTATTATTATCTCAACTACTGCAACCATTGGAGAACATGCTTTGGTAGTTGTTGATTCGATGGCAAATCAACAATTCACATATTTAAGTAAAAAGGCAAATTGCGATCTTTCTATTGATATGAAATTTATTTATTACTATTGTTTTATCTTGGGAGAATGGTGTAAGCAAAATACAAATATTTCTGGTTTTGCATCTGTAGATATGAAATCATTTAAAAAATTTCAAATTCCTATTCCGCCACTTGAAGTTCAAGAAGAAATTGTGAAAATTTTAGACACCTTTACTAAATTAGAAGCAGAGCTAGAAGCAGAGCTAGAAGCACGCCGTCGTCAGTATGAGTATTATCGTAATAAACTTTTATCTTTTGAGTATTTAGACAAAAATGGGGGGGGGTATGAGCTAAAAATGCTAGGTGAAGTGTGTGAGATTGCAAATGGCAGAGATTATAGACATTTGAATAACGGAAATATTCCAGTGTATGGCACAGGTGGTAAAATGCTTTGTGTGGATAATTTTTTATATGAAGGGGAAAGTGTTTGCATAGGCAGAAAGGGAACTATTGATAAACCTTTTTATCTTAATGAAAAATTTTGGGCTGTTGATACTTTATTTTTTACAAAAAATTTTAAAAACTACATAATTCCAAAATTTCTATTTTATATTTTTACTTATATTGATTGGAAACAGCACAATCAATCGTTAGATCGCCCTAGTTTAACAAAAGTAATACTTGAAAAAATCCAAATTCCTATCCCATCATTAAAAACACAAGAAAAAATAGTAAGTATTTTAGATAAATTCCACACACTCACCACAGATTTACAAAGTGGAATTCCTGCAGAGATAAAAGCAAGAAAAAAGCAGTATGAATACTATAGAAATAAATTATTAACTTTTTAAGGAAGCTATATGAAAAGCGTGATTGAAAGAGAAGAATTACACAAAACTATTTGGAAAATTGCAAATGAATTGCGTGGAAGTGTAGATGGTTGGGATTTTAAAAGTTATGTTTTGGGATTTTTGTTTTATTATTTTATCTGTGAAAATCTAAAGAGCTTTGTTTTGAAAGCTTATAAGCAAGATTATGAAAATTTAAGCGATGAAATGGCGGAAAATGGCAAAAAAGAGATTATTAATGCTAAAGGATTTTTTATAAAACCAAGTTATCTTTTTTCTAGTATTCTTAAAAATGTAAATTTGGAAAATCTAAATGAAAAACTTAGCGATATTTTTAAAGAGATTGAAAGTAGTGCCAATGGGAGTGAGAGTGAAAAAAGCTTCAAAGGACTTTTTGATGATTTAGATCTTTATTCTAATAAACTTGGGGCAAACAATCTAGAGCGTAATAAAAAGATTATAAAGATTATGGAGGCAATTTCTGAACTTAATTTGCATTATAATGAAAATGAGATTGATGCTTTTGGTGATGCTTATGAGTTTTTAATGACTATGTATGCAAGTAATGCAGGTAAAAGTGGAGGAGAATTTTTTACTCCACAAGAAGTAAGTAAACTTTTAGTAGAAATTACTTTACATAATAACAAAAAGCCAAATAAAGTTTATGATCCTGCATGTGGAAGTGGTTCGTTACTTTTGCAGTATAAAAAATCACTTAAAAGCGATCCAAAAAAGGGTTATTTTGGGCAAGAGATTAATATAACAACTTATAATCTTGCAAGAATGAATATGTTTTTGCACGATGTAAATTATACGCTTTTTGATATAGCACATGGCGATACTTTGATAAATCCTAACGAAGAACATAAAGACTTAGAGCCTTTTGATGCAATTGTTAGCAATCCACCTTATAGCACTAAATGGGAAGGTAAAAATAATGCACTTTTGATTAATGATGAAAGATTTAATAAAGCAGGGGTTTTAGCACCTACTTCTAAAGCAGATTTAGCTTTTGTGATGCATTCGCTTTCTTGGCTTAGCGAGAAAGGAAGTGCGGCGATTGTTTGTTTTCCGGGTGTAATGTATAGAGGTGGTGCAGAAAAAGAAATAAGAAAATATATGATAGAAGAAAATTTTGTAGATTGTGTGATTTCTTTAGCTCCAAATCTCTTTTTTGGGACAGGTATTGCAGTGTGTATTCTGGTGCTTAGAAAAAACAAAACTGATAAAAATGTGCATTTTATCAATGCAAACGAAGAATTTATCAAAGTAACTAATAAAAACATACTAAGTAAAGAAAATTTAGAAAATATTTTAAATCTTTATAAAGATAGGGTAGAAGTGCCATATCTTACTAAGTTAGTAAGTATAGAAGAAATAAAAAATAATGATTATAACTTAAGTGTGTCAAGTTATGTAGAAGCAAAAGATACGAGAGAAGCAATCGATATAAAAGCATTAAATTTAGAACTTGTTGAGATAGTAAAACGCCAAAGTATTTTAAGGGAACAAATTGATAATCTCGTTGTAGAACTTGAAGGTAATTGAAATTAATATGAGAATATTTGCTCAAATATTCTCTATTTTTTAAACTTAAAATTAAAACTTATCAAGATTTTTGAATTAAAAATCTAAGCGTTGGTCCATCTTGATTGATTTCTAGAACTTTAAAACCACGATTTTTAGCATCATGAGGTATAGAATTGATACTTTGTGGACAATCACATAAGATTTCTAAAATTTCACCCGATTTTAATTCTTTTAAAGCTTCAATAGTTGCTATAGCAGGGTATGGACAGGCTTCACCTTCTAAATTTAGACTATAAGTAATCTTCATTTTATATCCTTTTAAACTAGTTTTTTAAAAAAATATTTTTTGTAAATTAAAACAAAAATAAATAGCAAAACAAGGAGAGTTAAGTTTATATATAATCCACCTAAATTTCCAAAATAATTTAATAAGTTAATCTTTATACCATCTTTAAAAAAAGGAGGTAAAAAATCATAAGTTAAAGCTAAAATCATCGTTCCTATGATATTTGCAAATCCTACTATCATAAAATGTACTTGCCCTTCGCAAGCTCGATATGTCCAACCACACTCGCAACCGCCGGCAAATACTATACCAAAACCAAATAAGAATGCTCCTATAGCTACAGCAGGGCTTAATTCTATAAGTTTGCTAGTATGTCCTTGTAAAATGAAAGCAAAAGCAATGATTGAAGCTATCATCATAGCAAATAAAGTTGCTTTTATAGTGTTATCTCTACCAAATAAAAATAAATCTCTAAAACAAGAAGTAAAACAAATTTGACCACGAGCAATAATAAAGCCAAAAACAAATCCAAAAATAAGTGCCAATGCCAGAAGGCTTTGTTTGTTTTGTGTATCAATATTTCCATTTGTAAACCCAAGATAAAAAACCCAAGATAAAAAAAATATAAAAAATACCACACCTAGAAAAAAATGCCACCTTGCGCGTTTTTTATTGTGAATTAAAGGTTTATTTTCTTTATTTACACATTGAAGTTTTGCTTTTGGTTTAAAAAACGAAATATTGCAAATTTTTACGCCAAAATAAATTCCTAAAATCATGAAAAAAGTAAAAAACCAAGTGTGTAAAGAAAAATAAGGCAAGCCTGTGAAAAAATTTGCTAAATTGCATCCAAAAGCAAGTCTTGCACCATAACCTGAAAGAATTCCTCCTATTAAGGCTTGAAATATACGTATTTTACTTGCACTTAGACGAAATTTTACCTTATTTGCTAAAAGTGCAGCCACCAAACAACCTATAAACATACCTATAAGCATGATACCATCAGTTCTACTTAAAGGAGTGCCATCTAAATTTTGCTTTTGATAATAAGAATACGAGCTTAGATCTATACCAAAAATTTCTAAAAATTCGCCACCCCAACGTGTCATTTCACCAGTAACAGCCCAAACACCACCAAAAATTCCAAAATACACTGCACTTAAAATTCCAAGAGCAATGAAACTATGAGAATTGTCCCAAAAATTGATTAAATATTTTTGTTTGAAAGATTGCATATAAAATCCTATATTTGTTTTTGTCAAACCTTGACACTAGGAATAAATAAGTCCATTATATCTAAAAATTTTAAAAACTAATATTGATAAGGTATGCATTTAATTTTTGTTTTAATTAAAAAATGTTAAGGTATAATAATTCTTTTGGAAGGTTAGCTTATCTGGTGATGGCCACTGACTTCAAATCAGATGAAAGGGTAGTTGACTACTTTTTGGGGAGTTCGATTCTCTCACCTTCTCGCCAAATTTAAGTCAAAATGGAGTTATTATGAGTAAAGCAGATATTGTCGTTGGTATCCAATGGGGTGATGAAGGCAAGGGTAAGATAGTTGATAAACTATGTGAAAATTATGATTATGTTTGCAGGAGTGCGGGTGGACATAATGCGGGTCACACCATATGGGTTGATGGTATAAGGTATGCTTTACATTTAGTACCTTCAGGTGTTTTAAATAAGCAATGCATTAATGTTATAGGTAATGGTGTTGTAGTTAATCCTGATGTGTTAATTAGTGAAATGGCTCAATTTGAGAATTTAGAAGGAAGATTATTTATAAGTGATAGAGCACATTTAAATTTGAATTATCATGCTCTAATTGATCAAGCAAGAGAGAGACTTAAAGGCGATAAGGCTATAGGGACAACAGGTAGGGGTATAGGACCAAGTTATGAAGATAAAATAAGTCGTAACGGACACAGGGTAGGAGAACTTTTAGAGCCTGAAAAACTTTGTGAAAATTTAATGAAAGATTTCGAGCTTAAAAAAACTTATTTTGATGCTTTAGGTATTGTAATGCCTAGTTATGATGAAATTTTAAAAGATTTAAAACGCTTCAAGGAAGTATTGGCACCATATATCACAGATACTACGAGAATGCTATGGAAAGCTTTAGATGAGGATAAAAGAGTATTATTAGAAGGTGCACAAGGTTCTATGCTTGATATTGATCATGGAACCTATCCTTATGTTACTAGTTCAACAACTATTTCAGCTGGTGCTTTAAGTGGCTTAGGGTTAAATCCAAAAGAAATTGGAAAAGTTATAGGTATAGTAAAAGCTTACACAACAAGAGTAGGAAATGGAGCTTTTCCAAGTGAGGACTTAGGTGAAGATGGTGAAAAAATAGGGCTTATTGGAAAAGAAATTGGTGTGAGTACTGGTAGAAAAAGAAGATGTGGATGGTTTGATGCTGTAGCTGTAAAATACACTGCGAGATTAAATGGCTTAGATGCTTTATCATTAATGAAACTTGATGTTTTAGATGGTTTTGAGAGTGTTAAAATTTGTAAAGCTTATGAGTATAAAGGGCAAGAAATAGACTATGTGCCTTGTGATTTAGAAAATGTTAAGCCTATTTATGAAGTGATGGAGGGTTGGGATAAAGTTGCAGGAATTAGGGATTATGATTTATTGCCTGAAAATGCTAAAAAATACATTAAACGTTTAGAAGAATTAAGTGGGGTTAAAGTGGGTTATATCTCTACAAGCCCTGAAAGAGAAGATACTATCATTTTATGAAAAGCAAATATTCTTCTGTAATTAAGCTTAGAAAACAACAACTTGACAAAGCAGAAGCAAATTTAACTAGAACAAGACAAAAGCTTTTACAGTGTGAAGAAGAGCTTAAAGAAGCTTCTAAAACATGTGAAAGCTTAACTTTGGTTGATAAGGGTTCGATAGCTCTTTTACGTTCATCTTTAAAATTGCAAGAAATTGCAAGAGAAGGCAAGCAAAGAGTTAAACAAAAATTAGATTTAACAAAAAAAGAACTCGCACATCATCAGCATTTGTACAAAAAAGCACATTTAGAATTTGAAAAAATTAAAGTTTTAGAAAATGAAGAATTAAAAAAAATTCAAAAAGCTTTGCAAAAAGAAGAAGAAAAATTTATAGATGAACTTGCTATAACAAGACATTTTAACAAGGATAAATAGTGAAAAAAATAATATATTTATTAGCTTTTTTAAATTTTTTAAATGCACAACAAAATTGTGAGCAGTATTTTGAAGCAAGAAAAGAACAAATGCAAGAACAAATTAGAGAATACGATGAAGCTAGGCAAAGCTTAGAAGCTTATAGAGCTTCTTTTGAGGCTTTGCAAAAAGAAAAAATGCAAGCTTTAGAAAAAAAAGAGGCAGATATTAATGCGAGTTTAGAACAAATTAAAACTTTAAAAGAACAAAATGAACATATATTGGAAGCAACTAGAGAAAATCTACAAACAATTAATGATAAAACAATGGGGCGTATCACTGAAATTTATGCTAAAATGAAAGATGTAGCTGTTGCTGGTATATTAAGTGAGATGGAACCAGATGAAGCTTCAAAAATTTTACTTTCACTTGATCCTAGAAAAATTTCATCTATTATGGCCAAAATGGATCCTAAAAAAGCTTCGGATTTAACACTGCTTTTGAAAAATTTAGATCAAAATGCAAGTTCGCAGTAAGTTTTAAGCAGTTTTTACCTTTTTTTTAGTATTATTTCAATAAAAATAAAAAGGTGGATAAATGCGTATCAAACCAGCTCATATACCTTATATAGCAAATAAAATAATACTTGATTTAATGCATTCTTCTTTTGTAAAAATTAAAGATGATAGTCAAAAACTTTTAAAAATAGCAAAAGAAATTATAGAAATAGATGTTTTAAATGAGCGTAAACTTGATGAAAAAGCAAAAGAACTTTTAGAAAGTCAAGAAGATGAAATTGAGTTTATGCAAATAGATAGAAAAAATATGTTTTGGATGATCAAGAAAAAATTGGCTAGTGAGTTTAAATTTATGCTTGATAGTGAAGATAGATATAATAATCTTTCTCATAAAATTTTAGAAAATTTAGTAGAAGAGGACTTGATAAATTATAATGTATCAGAAAATCGAGTGAAAAATCTCATCTTTTCAAGTATTATATCTTATTTAAAAGAGTATGAAAATTTAGAAGATTTAGTTTATGAAAAAATTTCAAATTATAAAAGAAAACTTATTCCAGGTTCTGAAGAATATGAATTGATATTTGAGAAGCTTTATCAAGAAGAGCTTAGAAAAAAAGGACTTTTATGAAAGCGTATATTTATATAGAAAATGATATTTTTTTAAGTACAAAAGCTTTTGGAGAAGGTGGAACTTTTTTTGGAGAGCTTGTTTTTAATACTTCTTTGACGGGATATCAAGAAATCATATCAGATCCATCTTATGCAGGTCAATTTGTAATTTTTTCAATGCCAGAAATTGGTATAGTTGGTGTAAATGATGAAGATAATGAAAGTAAAGAAGTTTTTGCTAGTGGTATAATTATAAGAGAATTGAATGAAGATTATTCTAATTTTAGAGCTAATAATTCTTTAAGTACTTATCTGAAAAAGCATGGCAAAATAGGACTTTGTGAAATTGATACAAGGTTTTTGGTTAAAATGATTAGAGATTGTGGTAATTTAAGGGCTGTGATTTCTACAGAAATTAAAGATAAAGAAGAGCTTAAAAAAATGCTTCTTTCAAGTGCTAAAATTGATGAGGTGAATTATGTAGCACAAGTTAGCACAAAAAACTCTTATAAACATAGTAAAGGTGCTTGGGAACATAGTAAAAAAGCTTATGAAAATGTAAAGTCAATTGGTAAAAAAGTTGCTGTGATTGATTATGGTGTAAAAGAAAATATTTTAAATGAATTGGTAAGCGTGGGGCTTGAAGTAGAAGTTTTTCCTTACAACACCAAAGCAAAAGAATTGATTGATTTATACCAAAAAGGTAAAATTCATGGAGTATTTTTATCAAATGG
It includes:
- a CDS encoding type I restriction endonuclease subunit R, with amino-acid sequence MNDLITQNDNTTIVTEYKFTPKEPKAYQNEEDLEKFLIKELELQGYEKLELNNILELENNLKLQLERLNNIVFSQEEWQKFYKENIANKKLNFEDKTKMLQNDSFTLTLEKDDGSKKNIILIDRINPINNYLQVVSQLKNESGKFKNRYDVSILVNGLPLVHIELKRRGVNLKEAFNQIKRYQKESFLQGNALYEFVQIFIISNGTLTKYYSNTNQYKTKKSLNDNYAFCMSFSDAKNNIIEDLEDFTKTFLAKRNLLNILTKYCVFNADNELLIMRAYQIAASERIINKIKIAHKYKYYGNVEAGGFIWHSTGSGKTLTSFKTAILATKLDFIKKVLFIVDRKDLDYQTQKEYDKFEKGAANATKNTDELKRRIESTKEDEKIIITTIQKLSKFVQKYDNSRIFDSEIVFIFDECHRSQFGKMHEQIIKKFKKYYIFGFTGTPIFEENAGKNYFVNDNKNLELKTTQSTFGDCLHSYTILNAIKDKNVLPFKVSYHSTMKQIESDLDKKISTIDRESSLLSDERIEKITSYILENFNRHTKRQSAYMLKNQRVQGFNAIFATASVDFAKKYYEEFSKQLKQNNSNLKVGVIYSYEQNEDLDEFINDTQSAKEFLSKAIKDYNSYFKSDFSLEKFDNYYKDVSQKLKDKELDLLIVVNMFLTGFDSKTINTLYVDKNLKYHGLLQAFSRTNRILNEQKNCGNIVCFRDLENATNKSLQMFGDEKASSIVLLENFAFYFEKYVVLIDELKQKFDLLNFPLYSEKEQKEFIKIFNEILKLENILSLFDEFKNPLNIRDKQDYQSHYLELYATLKQKTEKENINDDLIFEIELIKQNEINVDFILFLLEEYYKTNQDKIKESILKTTISNPSLRDKKELIEEFLNEIDNNKNSDYKSLFENFMQRKKEQELNQLIKEENLNEKLTKEYLDDAFELNFFQDKGERIGGLLPAINPFAPKSEGNDEKRESIINKLKAFFDKFMVFLKVDDE
- a CDS encoding restriction endonuclease subunit S translates to MNKIEKLLKELCPNGVEFKKLDEIFDIKNGYTPSKANKDFWNDGTIPWFRMDDIRTNGRILSDSLQHITKQALKGGKIFPKNSIIISTTATIGEHALVVVDSMANQQFTYLSKKANCDLSIDMKFIYYYCFILGEWCKQNTNISGFASVDMKSFKKFQIPIPPLEVQEEIVKILDTFTKLEAELEAELEARRRQYEYYRNKLLSFEYLDKNGGGYELKMLGEVCEIANGRDYRHLNNGNIPVYGTGGKMLCVDNFLYEGESVCIGRKGTIDKPFYLNEKFWAVDTLFFTKNFKNYIIPKFLFYIFTYIDWKQHNQSLDRPSLTKVILEKIQIPIPSLKTQEKIVSILDKFHTLTTDLQSGIPAEIKARKKQYEYYRNKLLTF
- the yedE gene encoding selenium metabolism membrane protein YedE/FdhT, which translates into the protein MQSFKQKYLINFWDNSHSFIALGILSAVYFGIFGGVWAVTGEMTRWGGEFLEIFGIDLSSYSYYQKQNLDGTPLSRTDGIMLIGMFIGCLVAALLANKVKFRLSASKIRIFQALIGGILSGYGARLAFGCNLANFFTGLPYFSLHTWFFTFFMILGIYFGVKICNISFFKPKAKLQCVNKENKPLIHNKKRARWHFFLGVVFFIFFLSWVFYLGFTNGNIDTQNKQSLLALALIFGFVFGFIIARGQICFTSCFRDLFLFGRDNTIKATLFAMMIASIIAFAFILQGHTSKLIELSPAVAIGAFLFGFGIVFAGGCECGWTYRACEGQVHFMIVGFANIIGTMILALTYDFLPPFFKDGIKINLLNYFGNLGGLYINLTLLVLLFIFVLIYKKYFFKKLV
- the yedF gene encoding sulfurtransferase-like selenium metabolism protein YedF produces the protein MKITYSLNLEGEACPYPAIATIEALKELKSGEILEILCDCPQSINSIPHDAKNRGFKVLEINQDGPTLRFLIQKS
- a CDS encoding adenylosuccinate synthase gives rise to the protein MSKADIVVGIQWGDEGKGKIVDKLCENYDYVCRSAGGHNAGHTIWVDGIRYALHLVPSGVLNKQCINVIGNGVVVNPDVLISEMAQFENLEGRLFISDRAHLNLNYHALIDQARERLKGDKAIGTTGRGIGPSYEDKISRNGHRVGELLEPEKLCENLMKDFELKKTYFDALGIVMPSYDEILKDLKRFKEVLAPYITDTTRMLWKALDEDKRVLLEGAQGSMLDIDHGTYPYVTSSTTISAGALSGLGLNPKEIGKVIGIVKAYTTRVGNGAFPSEDLGEDGEKIGLIGKEIGVSTGRKRRCGWFDAVAVKYTARLNGLDALSLMKLDVLDGFESVKICKAYEYKGQEIDYVPCDLENVKPIYEVMEGWDKVAGIRDYDLLPENAKKYIKRLEELSGVKVGYISTSPEREDTIIL
- the putP gene encoding sodium/proline symporter PutP; translated protein: MEVVHINTQIAIMFVAYSALMLFIGFYFYKQNKNSEDYFLGGRSMGPVVSALSAGASDMSGWLLMGLPGALYVSGLAESYIAIGLSIGAFLNWAFVAKRLRIYTSVIANSITIPDYFETRFDDDKHILRVVCAIVILIFFTFYVSSGLVGGAKLFEATFGIQYDYALTTGTVIIVAYTFLGGYKAVCWTDLIQGLLMMGALIVVPIVMIYHLGGFSEAMSIVKEIKPNTFSMGEGLSFLGIVSALSWGLGYFGQPHILVRFMSIRSTKDIPVATFVGISWMVVSLIGACLIGVLGIAYVSKFELSLQDPEKIFIVMSQLLFNPWIAGILLSAILAAIMSTASSQLLVSSSTIAEDFYKRIFNKEASNKMVMTLGRFGVLAVAVIAFIISTDKNSSVLSIVAYAWAGFGASFGSVMLFSLFWSRMTRYAAIAGMITGAVVVVVYKNFLAEWFDFPIYEIIPGFLAASIVIIIVSWMTKVRPGTKAAYETMLKHL
- a CDS encoding type I restriction-modification system subunit M; its protein translation is MKSVIEREELHKTIWKIANELRGSVDGWDFKSYVLGFLFYYFICENLKSFVLKAYKQDYENLSDEMAENGKKEIINAKGFFIKPSYLFSSILKNVNLENLNEKLSDIFKEIESSANGSESEKSFKGLFDDLDLYSNKLGANNLERNKKIIKIMEAISELNLHYNENEIDAFGDAYEFLMTMYASNAGKSGGEFFTPQEVSKLLVEITLHNNKKPNKVYDPACGSGSLLLQYKKSLKSDPKKGYFGQEINITTYNLARMNMFLHDVNYTLFDIAHGDTLINPNEEHKDLEPFDAIVSNPPYSTKWEGKNNALLINDERFNKAGVLAPTSKADLAFVMHSLSWLSEKGSAAIVCFPGVMYRGGAEKEIRKYMIEENFVDCVISLAPNLFFGTGIAVCILVLRKNKTDKNVHFINANEEFIKVTNKNILSKENLENILNLYKDRVEVPYLTKLVSIEEIKNNDYNLSVSSYVEAKDTREAIDIKALNLELVEIVKRQSILREQIDNLVVELEGN